CTCAAATCCTTTTGCGAAAGGCTTTCGAGAGAATGGCATGAACTGCAAGAAGTAAGTTAAACACCAGTATTAATGAACCAATAGCAGACTAATAATAtcttatttaaacacaaaaatgttttagacATCTGGACTGAGGGcacaatataatttttctgttttcctCAGACAAAGAAATGCCAGACTAAAGAGGAAAATTACATCCTGTGAAGAGGAATATTTGGATATTGGTGAGGATATTTACTACCTCAAtgttcagaaagattttttttatactgattcTATTCTCTTCGCAAAGCAATGCTTTAGTAAAAACGTGCATGGTTTTCCAAATATTGCTATTCTGCttataaaacactgttttctcTGTACCTCTCTCAGAGTCAAGTGATCCATGTGATTCCACGGAGCTCCTCCCACAGTCGGAGGAAATCCCAAGCTCCGCCCTCTCCATGATAAACACCACCCTCCCATTAACAGACTCGGGTTTCCACATAGAAGTACCATCTCTGTCAGATCAGACCGTCTCTGACCAACCCCTCGTGCTTGGACAGGCGGTCTTGAGCTCTGAGATTCCCTCCTCAGTGGAGAGTCAACAACAGACAGCCTCTGAAAACAATGTAAACAACACACTGATGGATGGGTAAGTGCTATAACCTCACAACTACACTAACAGCAGTTAATGGACGTGTTTATTAAAGATAGCCTTATGTTTTATTACAGGTCTGGACAAATGATGGGCCTCTCTGGATACTCCTCAGCTTTCCCCAGTCCTCAGCTCAGCTCCTCTTTGCCTCAGTTGTCTTCCATCTATTCCGTGGTTTCCTCCACACAGAGCTCTGAGCTGGAGCTCCCACTGTCCTCAACCATTCCCTCACCCACATACTCCTCTATGCCTCCATCGCACTATCCTGGTCTGAACACCTCCAGGACTATGCCCTCTTCTACAACCTCTTCTCCAGGCTCTTTATACCCTCCCATCTCTCCGCAACCTGCTCCCCTTCTCATCCTACCATCCTCTTCTTCCGGCAGACCAATCCCAGGACAACCTAAGCCCTCATATGCCCACAAATCCACCTTTCCAATCCATTCCCCCCTCTTCTTGTCAAGGTTCTGGGTTAACGATTGACCCTGGCTGAAATCAAGTGGATGATGGAGGATTTGGCTCATCCAATGCAATGACTCCTGCAGTCCAAAACCCAACCCAAACGGCCTTTCCCTTCCCGCCGGTGCAGTCCTCACATGATCCCGAGCCATCATCCCCTCCATGTAAGAGTCTATCCTTCCCCCCCAGTGCCGCAGTGCAGCCCAGTTCCCACTCCTTCAAACCCAAACCCGACGCTCTTATGCTCTTTTCCTTATGTTATGTTGAGCAGTAGCCTAGGCTTGGGTTGATCTGGACCTGCTCAAACTCCAGCGACTGGTTCTTTTCCAGTTTCCCAATCCTCATCCGTCCCAACAGTTCTAAACCCAATTTATACAACAgctggattttttttcccttcccttCCACCAATGTTAGCCATCAAGGCTCGGTGCAATCAGTTTCCAATGCACTACACACTACCACGTCATATGCTATCCCTTCATTCCCTGCACCCAAACACACTGCTCCTGCTGCTCTCCCAAACCCTGCTCACACTTCTTATCCACATCCGCTCCAGAGCCTGACTCTGCCCTCATCTAGCTCCATCCACAGTGTCCCTGCCATCCCAAACACAACCCAAATTCAGTCTGCCTTTCCCCAGTCATTCCCTAATCCCTCCTTCCCTCACATCCCAGCCCAAATGGCAAACCCCCCTCAAATTCTGTCCCAGTCCTTTCCCCCAATCCAAAGATCTCAGTTACTGTTTCAGATTAATCCAGCCTGGACCCATCCACAATGCCCTTCCTCTTCAAACGCTTACCCCGCCGTAGCTCCCTCTGAGATGGGCAGCTTCTCGCAGCTCAATTCTGCCACCTCCTGTCTGCCAGATGTGGTACTGCACCCTCCTCTGCTCTCTTCCCTTGACTCCTCGCTCTCCTCCTCTGCTCCCCCATCCCTTTATAACCATTTTCCTTCCTACTCCTTGTATgcttaaatgacaaaataaagatTGAATGTTTAATTGtactattattattctttataatcgtgtgtgtgtatacataataaatccaCATTCTATAGTGGACCCAAAAACTATCTGGACACTTCGCCATCATTTAAACATCATTGCATTAGAAACCAAAATTTGAAACCAAGTGGCACCTGCAAAATAAAGTTGCTAGACCCTTTCTCCAAGTCTGATCTGTAAGTCTCACTATAAAGATTTTCCATATTCTTTAACATTAATACCTTACACCACACTAGTgctttttattcctgtcatgaAATGCCAAACATTGGTAAATCTAATTTAGTTGgtcaattaatcatttaatgaGGCAAACAGTTAACAGTTTAGTTTGCTTTTCCCGATGCTCTATTCTTCAGCTTGGGAGGAACTCATTGAAACTTAAAGTCAtgacaaaaaattacaatatggCTGATGCACAGTAAGAGTTATGATAACAAATGAGTGACTTATAGGTAAGAAAGGCTAAGGATAACAGGGCCACTTTTACCAGTCATCTCAGTATATGAGAGGCTCATTTTTAAGAGTGATTTATGTTACTGATAGCGGCAgtatttttaccatttttctcgttttagtatgttttaaggGTGGAGATTATGTCTGAATGTCATTTGCTCaggtgttgagtgtgtgtgtgtgtgtgtgtgtgtgtgtgtgtgttagaaactGAGGAAAGGCAATTAAAGTCCAGGTGATAATTTCCTCAAAGCCCTCCTTCATTTTCCCACCTTCACTAGTTTCTCTTTCCTCCTTTTCCATTTGGTGCTGGACAAAGAGCGGGTTTAAAAGAAGGTCAGGTAAACAGCGCTACACTCAGACACAGGTGCTGAGAGACAAACCATGTATAAGCACTACATGTTAGAGAAGTTGTTgggaataatttaatatatttgatttgatttttttttggttgacaaCCGAGGCAACGTTCACAGTGCtcattaatgatttctgaagatcatgtgacactgaagactggagtaatgatgctgaaaatacagctgcgcatcacagacataaattacactttaacacatattcacatagaaaacagctgttttacattataatatttcacaatataatgttttactgtttttgatctaataaatgcagtcttggcgagcagaagagactccttaaaataaacgtaaaaatcttaattattccaaataatGTGTGTTACAAAGGtagactttttttctttggaataatttGTACTGCACTGGTGAATAGTGCACAGAAACGCcaggaacatgcattaaaaagGGCCAGTTTTGAATTCATGCTCATTTTAATCCCAAATCAACATTAATGTCCACTAGAAGGCACTATTGTTCATATCTTTCAAAGCCTAATGCCTCGAATGCATGGCCATCATTCAAGTTCTGATGTACTGGAGTCTTCAGGCCGTGCCTGTGATCTTCTCTTTGAGTCTGCGGCGCAGCTCCAGTCGGAGCAGATCTCGTTCCTTACGGATTCCCTGGAGCACGGTGCGGTTCTCCTGAGCGCGGCGCACCAGATACGGCAGTGTGTCCTCCACCGAGCCGTACGGCACAGACTTATACACCAAGAAACCGTGCTGCGCTGAGAGGAGAAGAGGACCTGAGGGTGACGGCTGCTCCAGAGAGCCAAGAACATGAGCACATTCAGAATCAAGCTTCTTACCGAGAGTGAGAGACACGTGGTCACACATGCCCAGCAGCTGaccaaaacacacagcgtctgcGTCTCTGTCAAGCCCCAGCTCCTCCATGCTAAAACACAGACACATGAACAATCAGCATCACAGAGCTCCACAAGGACGAGTCACTCACGCAGGTGTACCGTGTCACGGCGCGTCGCACTGATTCTTCATTGTGAGTGGCAACAATCATCATGTAGCGCTCAGGTTTCTCTGAAACCAGCCTCAGCATGATCTCCAGACACCCGTTA
This region of Cyprinus carpio isolate SPL01 chromosome B12, ASM1834038v1, whole genome shotgun sequence genomic DNA includes:
- the LOC109052805 gene encoding T-box transcription factor TBX6-like isoform X3, translated to MGIILHSLHRYQPRVHVIEARDVLMWGRAQHYFSFPETQFITVTAYQNSKITELKINSNPFAKGFRENGMNCKKQRNARLKRKITSCEEEYLDIESSDPCDSTELLPQSEEIPSSALSMINTTLPLTDSGFHIEVPSLSDQTVSDQPLVLGQAVLSSEIPSSVESQQQTASENNVNNTLMDGSGQMMGLSGYSSAFPSPQLSSSLPQLSSIYSVVSSTQSSELELPLSSTIPSPTYSSMPPSHYPGLNTSRTMPSSTTSSPGSLYPPISPQPAPLLILPSSSSGRPIPGQPKPSYAHKSTFPIHSPLFLSRFWVND
- the LOC109052805 gene encoding T-box transcription factor TBX6-like isoform X2, whose amino-acid sequence is MAEDPQIQIILHSLHRYQPRVHVIEARDVLMWGRAQHYFSFPETQFITVTAYQNSKITELKINSNPFAKGFRENGMNCKKQRNARLKRKITSCEEEYLDIESSDPCDSTELLPQSEEIPSSALSMINTTLPLTDSGFHIEVPSLSDQTVSDQPLVLGQAVLSSEIPSSVESQQQTASENNVNNTLMDGSGQMMGLSGYSSAFPSPQLSSSLPQLSSIYSVVSSTQSSELELPLSSTIPSPTYSSMPPSHYPGLNTSRTMPSSTTSSPGSLYPPISPQPAPLLILPSSSSGRPIPGQPKPSYAHKSTFPIHSPLFLSRFWVND
- the LOC109052805 gene encoding T-box transcription factor TBX6-like isoform X1, whose amino-acid sequence is MSSHIWGQSNHQTGSTLCEDHPKIILHSLHRYQPRVHVIEARDVLMWGRAQHYFSFPETQFITVTAYQNSKITELKINSNPFAKGFRENGMNCKKQRNARLKRKITSCEEEYLDIESSDPCDSTELLPQSEEIPSSALSMINTTLPLTDSGFHIEVPSLSDQTVSDQPLVLGQAVLSSEIPSSVESQQQTASENNVNNTLMDGSGQMMGLSGYSSAFPSPQLSSSLPQLSSIYSVVSSTQSSELELPLSSTIPSPTYSSMPPSHYPGLNTSRTMPSSTTSSPGSLYPPISPQPAPLLILPSSSSGRPIPGQPKPSYAHKSTFPIHSPLFLSRFWVND